A region of the Microcystis aeruginosa FD4 genome:
GAGCAAGAACAAACACCAGAGGAATTACTAGGAAACTCCTATAAAGAAATTCGTCAAGCATTAGCGACAGACTTACTTTCTATTTTGCAAAAATTATCCCCAGATAATTTTGAAAAATTAGTAGTAGAATTACTGGTAAAAATGGGTTATGGTGGCTCGATTAGAGATGCTGGTAAAGCGGTGGGTAGGAGCGGGGATCAAGGGATTGATGGGATCATAAAAGAAGATAGACTCGGTTTAGATATAATCTATATTCAAGCCAAAAGATGGGCTGATAATAATGCCGTTGGTCGTCCAGAAATCCAGAAATTTGTCGGGGCATTAGCGGGACAAGGAGCCAAAAAAGGTATTTTCATCACTACTTCCTATTTTACCAAAGAGGCTTTAGAATATGCCCCCAGAAATGAGATAAAAATAGTGCTGATTGATGGGGAAGAATTAGGTCAATTGATGATTGATTATAACTTAGGTGTATCGACCAAAGAAATCTATGAAATCAAGAGAATTGATCATGATTATTTTGGGGATGAATGAGACAGAGGGGGGGACAAGGGTTACAGAAAACGGTCATGGCGTTAAAATAGATGGAAAAAATAGAGGATAAAAACTATGGACGGGATGACCTTTTTTCAGAAAAGTGCGGGACAGTGGAAATCTCAGCGCACCACCCATCATTTACCCTTTCGACGCTCAGAAACCGGCGATTCCGAGATTTATGTGGAAGCTTTAAGCGCCGATAACCCGAAAATTATCGCTATCTGTGAAATGCACGAAGTCGATCCCGCTAAGACTGTGGGGGGTGCCTTTGTCAGTTGGGATGGTTCGATGCAGTGGGACAAAGAAGACGAAAATCATCAAGGAACCACCGTTTTTGCGCTAATTCCCGACGAAGATAATCCCCAAGCTGGTGTTCTGTTGCGGGAGCGAGGTTATGCGGAAATCGTTCCCGTGGCGGGCCGTTATCACATTGATGAACAGGAAGGTTTAGTCTTAATTACAGAATACGAAACAATGACCTCGATCGAGCGTTTCTGGTTTGCCGATGCCGATTTACGTCTCCGCACTAGCACAGTTCAACGTTTTGGCGGTTTTAATACGGCCACTTTCTGTGCTGAATCCCGCAATCAGTCATCGGAGTCAGTCTCTAGTGATTCCCCCGAACCGTCATCCTATTCGATTAGTGGCTGGTAAATTTAGGAGACAGGAGACAGGAGACAGGAGATGGGGAGATGGGGAAATGGGGAAATGGGGAAATGGGGAAATTCAACTAATACCCCAACACCCCCCGCAACGCGCACGCAGTGACCACCCCAACCCCCAACACCCTAAAACCCCAACCCCCAACACCCTAAAACCCCAACCCCCAACACCCTAAAACCCCAACCCCCAACACCCTAAAACCCCAACCCCCAACCCCCAAAATCCCGGATGGTAAACAAGTTTTCTTAACAATTGTAAGAATTTTTAATATTTCTTTTCTAGTTGGCACTTACTCCCTTATCATTATGAGGAAAGTTTTTTAAGCATTTCTAAGGATACGGAGGTTTACCCTTGGCCATTCCTCTTTTAAATTACGCCCCCAAGTCCCAAAACGTGCGGGTAGCTGGTTATGATGTCGGTGGAGACGAAAAACCGAAAGTTTACACGACGGAAAATGTCCTCTCCCCTACCGACCTGGACGATTTAATCGAAGCCGCTTACCGTCAGATTTTCTTCCATGCCTTCAAATGGGATCGGGAACCCTTCCTCGAATCCCAATTACGCAATGGACAATTATCGGTGCGGGATTTCATTCGTGGCCTACTGTTATCGAAAACCTTCTATAACAGTTTCTACGAGAAAAACAGCAACTATCGCTTTGTCGAACAGGTAGTACAAAGAGTTCTCGGTCGCGATGTCTATAGCGAAAGAGAAAAAATTGCTTGGTCGATTGTCGTTGCCACCAAAGGTATTCAAGGTTTTGTCGATCAACTGCTCAACAGTGACGAGTATCTGCAAAGCTTTGGTTATGATACCGTTCCCTACCAACGTCGTCGCACCCTGGCCAGCCGCGAAATCGGTGAACGTCCCTTCAACATCACCTCGCCTCGCTACGATGGCTACTATCGTGGTATTTTGGGCTTCCCCCAAATCGTTTGGCAGAATGCTGTCCGTCGCTATGTTCCCCAAGAGCAAAAACCCAAAGCTGGCGATCCTTCCAGCTTCTTGGCTATGGCCCGGGGTCTCGGTAGCGCCAAAGGCAATCCTGTACCAAGAGTCTCCGCTATGAATATTAACATCGAGGCTTCTGTACCCCGTCGTTAATTTTTAGCTCAACCTGCCGGGGAGAGTCCCTAATTGGCAGAATGACCCCCGAACCATAATCAGGTTATTCTGTGAATTGGTGGCTCTCCCTATGGGGTGGCTCCTGAAATAATCCCCCCACCGAGGACGATTTCCCCTTCATAAATCACGGCTGCCTGGCCCGGGGTGATGCTAAATTGTGGTTGATCAAAAACCAGTTTCACTTGATTATTTTCTAGGGGAATAACATTGACGGGAACAGCCGGAGAACGATAACGGACCTGTACCTGCGCGCGGATAGGGGTGGTGGGTTCAGCAATAGAAACCCAGTTCATCCGTCCGACAAGACAATCGGCACTAACGGCACTTTCGCGATTACCGACGATAACCCGATTCATGACGGGATCGAGTTTTACCACATAGAGGGGTTCGGCGGCGGCAATGCCGATGCCTTTGCGTTGTCCGATCGTATAATGATGGATACCGCTATGTTTACCCAAAACTTTGCCATCGAGATCGACGATATCGCCCTCACTAACGGCGATATACTTATCCAAGAACGATCGCATAGTTCCGTGAGCTTCAATCAAGCATAAATCCTGACTATCGGGTTTATCTGCCGTTTTTAAGCCGAATTCTTGGGCAATTCTGCGGGTTTCTGCCTTGGTTTGTTCTCCCAAGGGAAATAAAGTCCCCCGCAGTACATCTTGAGTGAGATCATAGAGAAAATAGGATTGATCTTTATTTTTATCGACGGCGCGCAGCAGTTGATAACGGTTGTTTTCAGGAGAAAAACGAATTCTAGCGTAGTGACCGGTGGCAATAGTGTCCGTTTCTAAGGTTTCCCTAGCATAATGCAGCATCGGACCAAATTTTACCGCTTTATTGCACTGAGAACAGGGCAGCGGTGTGATTCCCGCTTCGTAACCAGAAACTAGATAATCAATAATTTCTTTTTGGAAAAGCTCGCGACTATCGACGATATGATGGGGAACCCCCAACTGCTCACAAATAAAGGCCGCATCTACCATTCCCTCGGAGCAGCATTGACCTTTACCCTTCATTAACCACAGGGTCAAGCCAATAACATCATAACCTTGAGCGTGTAGAGCGGCAGCGGCAACTGAGCTATCTACTCCCCCCGATAGACCGACAACAACTTTCCCCATAAATCTCGTCATGATTTTTAACCAATATACTTTCTAGACTAGCATCTCCTCCTTTAAAATTTGGACATGATGTACCCAAATTTCGTGTGAGGACAAGCCAGCATGATGAGAACAAACCTACTGTTTTTCTCGGCTTTATTTTGGTTAAAAGTCGGGATAATCGCTCAAGGAACGCTGCTGCTAAAAGCAAACTTATCTTTTGCCCAGAATGTTTATCCCGGTCGTCGTTTGCCTCCACCACCGGCGGTGAGACAACCAACTAAACGTTCAGACAGTCCCAGTGCTGTTAATTGTTCCCAATGTCCACCCTTAAATTTGCCCCCGGTTAATTCTCCTTCAGTTAACCCCCCGGTGGCTGCCCCGGTTTCCGGTAATCAACCCCTGAGAGAATACGTTTTTCAAGCCCCCGCTCCCGTGCGTCCTGCCAATGCTACGGTGGTTAATAATAATAATCGTCAAACTGTCAATCCACCAGCCCCCACACCGCAAAATCGCGCCAATAAACCCCCTTCTCCCCCACCACAGCAGCGGGTTATTGCTACTAATCAACTCTTTCGTGTTGAAGTTAGGAGTAATAGTGCAGAAGCGTTGGCAAAAATTAAAGAAATTGAACCCCTCGCATTTATCCGCACGGGAGAAAATGTTATTCAAGCGGGGTTATTTCAGCAACAATACCAAGCTAAACAACGGGTGCAAGAGTTGACTAAACAGGGTTTTAGCGCTCAGATTATTACCCTCAATAATTAGGGTTTACTGAAAAAGTCTGTTGGTGGGGTTAGGAGTCGGTTGTCAGGAGACAGGAGTCAGTAGTCAGTAGTCAAGAGAATTAAGAATGAACGATAGCTTCATGCCTATTTTTCCTATTTTTGAACTCTCAAAAGTTAAGGGACTTGCGTGGGAATAATATCCCAGCTTTGAAAATCGCTCTGTAGAAGAATCAGACCAGCCAGATGGCATATTATCAAAGCGCAAGTCCCTTATTGGAAGGGGGCTCTCGAAGGCTCTCCCCCTACTTAGGGTGATCAGCAAACCCCCTCCGCGCGGAGGGCGCAGGTTCCTTGCGCCCCGACAGTAAAGGATTTTGTCCACAATGTAGGGGCGAACTGCGTTCGCCCAAAAGGTACATTATCAAAGCGCAAGTCCCTATTATGCAATAAGTCTCTAGGATTTCAGATAATCTCGATCGAATCTCTTGCCTCTCGTCCATCCTAACCAAGAAGTTAATTTTACCCTATTAACTCACCGTTCGCTCATTTCTCGGCTCTTCTAGGTTCTGTGTGATAAGGTTTACTTACATAGGATCGATCAATCTTTGTGTCCTTTGTGTCTTTGTGGTTCGTTCCAACCCCTCGCTAGGACGAATGTATCTTAAGAATACATTTTACCCACCAAACCCAAGAGAGCCATTTCTCGAACCGAAAATTTGGTAAATTGTCTCAAATGCAGTCTAGCAAACGCATTGATTGTTCTATTCGGACATTTGTTAGTACAAAAAGACCATTTTGAGGTTAACGAATTGATTAGGGTTTGAGCGAGCCAATTGGAGATCGCACTTTCGGCACTGTTCTACTTACCTTATTTGCTAAAAAGCATACCATTATAAAGGTAAAAGCAATTTTAAAACCCTTGCCTTAAAAAATTAAGCGAACAATGAGTCAGTACTTTAACAAGCTCACTAACATGAACGCTCGGTCGAACGCTGATCTCACGGCCAAAGCCTGCTCGTGGTGTAAAATCTTTGTAGGAACTAGACAAAGGAGTATTTGAAGCTAACACTTCAATTCAAGCAAATTTTGTAGAAATATAACTATCGTAGGGCATACGAAAAGTAACGCTTAGGGAGAGAACCACATCTGGATTGGATAACGCAAGGAACATCTAATTTGAGTGGACTCGTTGAACTAAGAATCCCTCGCTTTTAGTGACGGGATTGTCAAATGACCATATAAATGGTCGCTGACCCTGACGCACGATGGAGACATAAACCCCAACACCAAAGTTG
Encoded here:
- a CDS encoding restriction endonuclease; the encoded protein is MPIPDFQSIMLPLLKILADGKVYKYREILEALVREFQVTEAERKEMVPSGQQEIFANRVGWAKTYLKKAGLIESPQRATFVISEKGKEILSQNPARIDTKFLRQFPEFQEFNRVNKQNETITLDSNLSASEQEQTPEELLGNSYKEIRQALATDLLSILQKLSPDNFEKLVVELLVKMGYGGSIRDAGKAVGRSGDQGIDGIIKEDRLGLDIIYIQAKRWADNNAVGRPEIQKFVGALAGQGAKKGIFITTSYFTKEALEYAPRNEIKIVLIDGEELGQLMIDYNLGVSTKEIYEIKRIDHDYFGDE
- a CDS encoding phycobiliprotein lyase, producing MDGMTFFQKSAGQWKSQRTTHHLPFRRSETGDSEIYVEALSADNPKIIAICEMHEVDPAKTVGGAFVSWDGSMQWDKEDENHQGTTVFALIPDEDNPQAGVLLRERGYAEIVPVAGRYHIDEQEGLVLITEYETMTSIERFWFADADLRLRTSTVQRFGGFNTATFCAESRNQSSESVSSDSPEPSSYSISGW
- a CDS encoding phycobilisome rod-core linker polypeptide, whose product is MAIPLLNYAPKSQNVRVAGYDVGGDEKPKVYTTENVLSPTDLDDLIEAAYRQIFFHAFKWDREPFLESQLRNGQLSVRDFIRGLLLSKTFYNSFYEKNSNYRFVEQVVQRVLGRDVYSEREKIAWSIVVATKGIQGFVDQLLNSDEYLQSFGYDTVPYQRRRTLASREIGERPFNITSPRYDGYYRGILGFPQIVWQNAVRRYVPQEQKPKAGDPSSFLAMARGLGSAKGNPVPRVSAMNINIEASVPRR
- the mnmA gene encoding tRNA 2-thiouridine(34) synthase MnmA, which produces MGKVVVGLSGGVDSSVAAAALHAQGYDVIGLTLWLMKGKGQCCSEGMVDAAFICEQLGVPHHIVDSRELFQKEIIDYLVSGYEAGITPLPCSQCNKAVKFGPMLHYARETLETDTIATGHYARIRFSPENNRYQLLRAVDKNKDQSYFLYDLTQDVLRGTLFPLGEQTKAETRRIAQEFGLKTADKPDSQDLCLIEAHGTMRSFLDKYIAVSEGDIVDLDGKVLGKHSGIHHYTIGQRKGIGIAAAEPLYVVKLDPVMNRVIVGNRESAVSADCLVGRMNWVSIAEPTTPIRAQVQVRYRSPAVPVNVIPLENNQVKLVFDQPQFSITPGQAAVIYEGEIVLGGGIISGATP